The Comamonas sp. lk genome contains the following window.
GGTCGTGTCGTCAAAGGCGTTAACTTTCTGGAGCTGCGCGATGCGGGCGACCCGGTGGAAATCGCCGCACGCTACAACGCCCAGGGGGCGGACGAGCTGACCTTTCTGGACATCACCGCCACCAGCGATGGCCGCGATCTCATCTTGCCCATCATCGAAGCCGTGGCCTCGCAGGTTTTCATTCCGCTGACCGTGGGCGGTGGCGTGCGCACGGTGGAAGATGTGCGCCGCCTGCTCAACGCCGGCGCCGATAAAACCAGTTTCAATTCCGCCGCGATTGCCAACCCCGACACCATCAACGCCTGCAGCGACAAATACGGCGCGCAATGCATTGTGGTGGCCATAGACGCCAAGCGCCGCACGGCTGAGGACGAGCAGCGCATCGGCCCAGGTGGCACGCCCATGGGTCCCGGCTGGGATGTGTATAGCTACGGTGGCCGCAAGAATGTGGGTTTGGATGTGGTGCGCTGGGCCGCCGAAATGGCGCGCCGCGGCGCCGGCGAAATCCTGCTGACCAGCATGGACCGCGACGGCACCAAGAGCGGTTTTGATCTGAAGCTCACCCGTGCCGTGGCCGATGCCGTGGCCGTGCCCGTGATCGCCTCGGGTGGTGTGGGCAATCTCGATGATCTGGCCGATGGCGTGACGCTGGGCGGCGCCGATGCGGTGCTGGCGGCCAGCATCTTTCACTACGGTGAATACACGGTGCAGCAGGCCAAGGAGTGCATGCGCGCGCGCGGCATTCCGGTGCGGCTTTGATATTTTTAAAACCATAGCTGCTGGCGCTTGTATTTCTGGGACTTCAAGGCTCTTTCATCCTGAAATCCAATGAATAAAAGCGCAGGCAGCTCTGAAATCAGGATGTGCTCATGAATTGGCTCGATCAGGTCAAATGGGATGACAAGGGGCTGGTTCCCGTCATCGCGCAGGAAAAAGCCAGCGGCGATGTGCTGATGTTCGCCTGGATGAACCGCGAGGCGCTGGAAAAAACCGCCGAGCTGGGCCGCGCCGTGTATTTTTCGCGCTCGCGTGGCAAGCTGTGGTTCAAGGGCGAAGAGTCGGGCCATGTGCAGACCGTGCACGAGCTGCGCATCGACTGCGACAACGATGTCATTCTTCTGAAGGTCACGCAGGCCGGCCACGAGCCCGGCATTGCCTGCCACACCGGCCGCCACAGCTGCTTTTACAGCGTGCTGCGCGATGGCCAATGGACTTCTGTCGAGCCGGTCTTGAAAGATCCGGACTCCATCTATAAATAAGCATCATGCAATCTGATAACAATCGCCCCACATCGCAAGACTCCCTGGCCCGTCTGGCCGCGGTGATCGAAAGCCGCAAGCCTGCCAACGGCGGCGACCCGGAAAAAAGCTATGTGGCCCGTCTGCTGCACAAAGGCCCCGATGCTTTCCTCAAGAAGGTGGGCGAAGAGGCGACCGAGGTCGTCATGGCGGCCAAGGATGCAGAGCATGGCGGCGATGCCAGCAAAATCCTGTATGAAGTTGCGGATTTGTGGTTTCACTCCATGATTGCACTGTCCCACTTCGGACTGACGCCCGCCCAGGTGATTGCCGAGCTGGAGCGCCGCGAAGGTCTCAGTGGCCTGGAGGAAAAAGCCCTGCGCAAGGCGGTGGATCGTGCCGAGCAGGAGAAAGGAAGCAGCTGATGAATGACCGTGACGTCGTGGATGTGAACAGCAGCACCTCGACCGAGATCGAAGGCCTCAAGGCCTGGGGTTGGGTGAGCTACTTTCTGCACTTGATCGTGGCCGTGGCAGCGGTCGTGCCCAGTGCTCAGGCCAGCGTTTTGCTGCTGGTGATTGCGCTGATCATTGACCTGATCAAACGCGATGATGCGCGCGGCACCTGGCAGGAAAGCCATTTCTCATGGCGTATCCGCAGCGTGATCTGGGCCGGAGTCTTGTATGTTGTGACAGCGCCGCTATGGTTCTTTCTTATCGTGCCGGGCTGGATTGCCTGGACGGTGATCTCCATCTGGTTCCTCTACCGCATCGTGCGCGGCATGGTGGCCATGAACAAGAATCGCGCCATCGTGGCCTGAGCCGTACCCAGCACTTCTTGCAAAGCCTTTGCGTTTCGACGCAAAGGCTTTTTTGTTTTGGTTGCAGCGCAGCAACCATAGGCTGCCGACAATCGCACGCGCCGCTGTGAGCTGTGCGATGCTTGTGCCATTGGATAACCGTCGCGGTACATCTAACGGCAGAGGAAAACCACCATGGCAGCAGCGTCGTCGCAAACCGTCCTCAATCTCGCCTTGCAAGGCGGCGGCTCCCATGGGGCGTTGACCTGGGGCGTACTGGATGCCTTGCTCGAAGATGACGAACTGGTGCTGGAAGGCATCAGCGGCACCAGCGCCGGCGCCATGAATGCCGTGGTACTGGCCCATGGCTTTGCCCAGGCCGCCGCACAAGAGAGCGATACGCAAGAGGCTCGCCGCCTGGGCCGCACGCTGGCACGCCAGGCGCTGGCCGAGCTGTGGGAGGGCGTGGGCAG
Protein-coding sequences here:
- the hisF gene encoding imidazole glycerol phosphate synthase subunit HisF, giving the protein MLAKRIIPCLDVTGGRVVKGVNFLELRDAGDPVEIAARYNAQGADELTFLDITATSDGRDLILPIIEAVASQVFIPLTVGGGVRTVEDVRRLLNAGADKTSFNSAAIANPDTINACSDKYGAQCIVVAIDAKRRTAEDEQRIGPGGTPMGPGWDVYSYGGRKNVGLDVVRWAAEMARRGAGEILLTSMDRDGTKSGFDLKLTRAVADAVAVPVIASGGVGNLDDLADGVTLGGADAVLAASIFHYGEYTVQQAKECMRARGIPVRL
- the hisI gene encoding phosphoribosyl-AMP cyclohydrolase, whose protein sequence is MNWLDQVKWDDKGLVPVIAQEKASGDVLMFAWMNREALEKTAELGRAVYFSRSRGKLWFKGEESGHVQTVHELRIDCDNDVILLKVTQAGHEPGIACHTGRHSCFYSVLRDGQWTSVEPVLKDPDSIYK
- a CDS encoding phosphoribosyl-ATP diphosphatase, encoding MMQSDNNRPTSQDSLARLAAVIESRKPANGGDPEKSYVARLLHKGPDAFLKKVGEEATEVVMAAKDAEHGGDASKILYEVADLWFHSMIALSHFGLTPAQVIAELERREGLSGLEEKALRKAVDRAEQEKGSS